In one window of Pseudomonas benzenivorans DNA:
- a CDS encoding YheV family putative zinc ribbon protein, with protein MSHAKKRFIAGAVCPACSEMDSIKMWDEDGVPHRECVRCGYADTLDARGNSVVKELPTRVNVGALKPKAADPKVKAVQFFPNPKLHKPGE; from the coding sequence ATGAGCCATGCCAAGAAACGCTTTATCGCCGGTGCCGTGTGCCCGGCCTGCAGCGAGATGGACAGCATCAAGATGTGGGACGAGGACGGCGTGCCGCACCGCGAGTGCGTGCGCTGCGGCTATGCCGACACCCTGGATGCGCGCGGCAATTCGGTGGTCAAGGAACTGCCGACCCGGGTCAATGTCGGCGCCCTCAAGCCCAAGGCCGCCGACCCCAAGGTCAAGGCGGTGCAGTTCTTCCCCAATCCCAAGTTGCACAAGCCCGGCGAGTAA
- a CDS encoding gamma carbonic anhydrase family protein: MAIRSYQQFTPQLGERVFVDASAVVLGDVEIGDDSSVWPLAVIRGDMHSIRIGERSSVQDGSVLHITHAGPFNPGGYPLNIGDDVTVGHKVILHGCSIGNRVLVGMGSIVMDGVVIEDEVVLGAGSLVPPGKRLQSGYLYVGSPARQARALTEEERSYFRYSADNYVRLKDQHLMEGFSSN, from the coding sequence GTGGCGATTCGCAGTTATCAGCAGTTCACCCCGCAACTCGGCGAGCGGGTGTTCGTCGACGCCTCCGCCGTGGTCCTCGGCGACGTGGAGATCGGCGACGACAGCTCGGTCTGGCCGCTGGCGGTGATCCGCGGCGACATGCACAGCATCCGCATCGGCGAGCGCTCCAGCGTGCAGGACGGCAGCGTGCTGCACATCACCCACGCCGGCCCCTTCAACCCCGGCGGCTACCCGCTGAACATCGGCGACGACGTGACCGTCGGCCACAAGGTCATCCTGCACGGCTGCAGCATCGGCAACCGGGTGCTGGTCGGCATGGGCAGCATCGTCATGGACGGCGTGGTGATCGAGGACGAGGTGGTACTCGGCGCCGGCAGCCTGGTGCCGCCGGGCAAGCGCCTGCAGAGCGGCTATCTGTATGTCGGCAGCCCGGCCCGGCAGGCCCGCGCGCTGACCGAGGAGGAACGCAGCTACTTCCGCTACAGCGCCGACAACTACGTGCGCCTGAAGGACCAGCACCTGATGGAAGGCTTCTCCTCCAACTGA
- a CDS encoding Vat family streptogramin A O-acetyltransferase, with translation MQGPDPRNPFPMAGFPQVCFIKNVVSNPQIEIGDYSYYDDPDGAENFERNVLYLFPFIGDRLVIGKFCALARGVKFIMNGANHKLSGFSTYPFQIFGGGWERHAPAADEFPYKGDTRIGHDVWIGYDSLIMPGVQIGHGAIVSSRSVVTRDVPPYCIVGGNPAAPLKRRFADEVVARLLQVAWWDWPVEKIGRHLAAIMAADIDALERCAAED, from the coding sequence ATGCAGGGACCCGATCCGCGTAATCCCTTCCCCATGGCCGGGTTTCCCCAGGTCTGCTTCATCAAGAATGTGGTGAGCAACCCGCAGATCGAGATCGGCGACTACAGCTACTACGACGACCCGGACGGTGCCGAGAACTTCGAGCGCAACGTGCTCTACCTCTTCCCCTTCATCGGCGATCGTCTGGTGATCGGCAAGTTCTGCGCCCTGGCCCGCGGGGTCAAGTTCATCATGAATGGCGCCAACCACAAGCTCTCCGGCTTCTCCACCTACCCCTTCCAGATCTTCGGCGGTGGCTGGGAGCGCCACGCGCCGGCGGCGGACGAATTCCCCTACAAGGGCGACACGCGGATCGGCCACGACGTGTGGATCGGCTACGACAGCCTGATCATGCCGGGTGTGCAGATCGGCCACGGCGCCATCGTCTCCTCGCGCTCGGTGGTCACCCGCGACGTGCCGCCCTACTGCATAGTCGGCGGCAACCCGGCCGCGCCGCTGAAGCGGCGTTTCGCCGACGAGGTGGTCGCGCGCCTGCTGCAGGTCGCCTGGTGGGACTGGCCGGTGGAAAAGATCGGTCGTCACCTCGCCGCCATCATGGCCGCCGACATCGACGCGCTGGAGCGCTGCGCCGCAGAGGATTGA
- the coxB gene encoding cytochrome c oxidase subunit II, with product MMRHPRVWMGLLLWLAMGSAQAEWGVNIAPGATEVSRSVFDLHMTIFWICVVIGVLVFGAMFWSMLVHRRAAGQKPAHFHESTTVEILWTVVPLVILVLMAIPATKTLIDIYDSSESELDVQVTGYQWKWHYKYLGQDVEFFSNLTTPAEQINNQAAKGPHYLLEVDEPLVVPVGSKVRFLITSADVIHSWWVPALAVKKDAIPGFVNESWTRIDEPGIYRGQCTELCGKDHGFMPVVVEAKSKEDFAAWLAERQQAAAAEKELTSKQWTLEELMARGEKAYATSCAACHQASGEGLPPMFPALKGSAIATGPADGHIGIVVNGKPGTAMAAFGKQLSEVDLAAIITYERNAWGNKVGDMVTPQDIVAFKQAQE from the coding sequence ATGATGCGACATCCACGAGTCTGGATGGGCCTCCTGCTGTGGTTGGCGATGGGCTCGGCGCAGGCCGAGTGGGGCGTGAACATAGCGCCCGGTGCCACCGAGGTCAGCCGCTCAGTCTTCGATCTGCACATGACCATCTTCTGGATCTGCGTCGTCATCGGCGTGCTGGTGTTCGGCGCCATGTTCTGGTCGATGCTGGTGCACCGCCGTGCCGCGGGACAGAAGCCCGCGCACTTCCACGAGAGCACCACGGTGGAGATTCTCTGGACCGTGGTACCGCTGGTGATCCTGGTGCTGATGGCCATTCCGGCGACCAAGACCCTGATCGATATCTACGACAGCAGCGAGTCCGAGCTGGATGTCCAGGTCACCGGCTACCAGTGGAAATGGCACTACAAGTACCTGGGCCAGGACGTGGAGTTCTTCAGCAACCTGACCACGCCGGCCGAGCAGATCAACAACCAGGCCGCGAAGGGCCCGCACTACCTGCTGGAGGTCGACGAGCCGCTGGTGGTGCCGGTCGGCAGCAAGGTGCGCTTCCTCATCACCTCGGCCGACGTCATCCACTCCTGGTGGGTGCCGGCGCTGGCGGTGAAGAAGGACGCCATCCCCGGCTTCGTCAACGAGTCCTGGACGCGCATCGACGAGCCCGGCATCTATCGCGGCCAGTGCACCGAGTTGTGCGGCAAGGATCACGGCTTCATGCCGGTGGTGGTCGAGGCCAAGTCCAAGGAGGACTTCGCCGCCTGGCTGGCCGAGCGCCAGCAGGCCGCCGCCGCGGAGAAGGAGCTGACCAGCAAGCAGTGGACCCTCGAGGAGCTGATGGCCCGCGGCGAGAAGGCCTACGCCACCAGTTGCGCGGCCTGTCACCAGGCCAGCGGCGAGGGTCTGCCGCCGATGTTCCCGGCCCTCAAGGGCTCGGCCATCGCCACCGGCCCCGCCGACGGCCATATCGGCATAGTGGTCAACGGCAAGCCGGGCACCGCCATGGCCGCCTTCGGCAAGCAACTGTCGGAAGTCGATCTCGCCGCCATCATCACCTACGAGCGCAATGCCTGGGGCAACAAGGTCGGTGACATGGTCACCCCGCAGGACATCGTCGCGTTCAAGCAGGCTCAGGAGTAA
- a CDS encoding DUF3658 domain-containing protein, whose protein sequence is MWHLVCGDAAVPGVTLVLGQARADDALRVLRDDLAVGPLADIEQPPCAARVAYWQALWPQAMLVPDFHGGLNDDARWLAALAQQERPVTVWHGDSACEQLLLARVAAALEGTGLGLWEVSCGTGDSGVASRRSVTMVEPADLPALYRPQPIEPQRRRQLAAQWRATLAESAPIRRWRDGAFQGEDHDAIDASLVQWCSVQWQPLLRVLAEVMARCDGFFPTDMFLFWRVRELAASGLLELAGGTHVSDTGELRVRRRHGA, encoded by the coding sequence ATGTGGCACCTGGTATGCGGCGATGCGGCGGTGCCAGGTGTCACCCTGGTCCTCGGCCAGGCCCGGGCCGACGATGCGCTGCGGGTGTTGCGCGACGACCTGGCGGTGGGACCTCTGGCGGATATCGAGCAGCCCCCCTGCGCCGCCCGCGTGGCCTACTGGCAGGCGCTCTGGCCCCAGGCCATGCTGGTGCCGGATTTTCACGGCGGCCTGAATGACGATGCCCGCTGGCTCGCCGCCCTGGCGCAGCAGGAGCGTCCGGTCACGGTCTGGCACGGCGACAGCGCTTGCGAGCAGCTGCTGCTGGCGCGGGTTGCCGCGGCGCTGGAGGGCACGGGCCTGGGCTTGTGGGAGGTGTCCTGCGGCACGGGCGACAGCGGCGTGGCCAGTCGCCGCTCGGTGACCATGGTCGAACCCGCAGACCTGCCCGCGCTCTATCGACCGCAACCGATCGAGCCGCAACGGCGGCGGCAGCTGGCCGCTCAGTGGCGGGCGACGCTGGCGGAAAGCGCGCCGATCCGCCGCTGGCGCGACGGCGCCTTCCAGGGCGAGGACCACGACGCCATCGACGCCAGTCTGGTGCAATGGTGCTCGGTCCAGTGGCAGCCGTTGCTGCGCGTGCTGGCCGAGGTCATGGCCCGTTGCGACGGTTTCTTCCCCACCGACATGTTCCTGTTCTGGCGCGTGCGCGAGCTGGCCGCGAGCGGCCTGCTCGAGCTGGCCGGCGGGACCCATGTCAGCGATACCGGCGAGCTGCGGGTCAGGCGCCGCCATGGCGCCTGA
- a CDS encoding carbonic anhydrase: MPYKHNAIPLKARTAPESADEALNAIVGGFKRFRHEVFPQQQELFKALATAQNPRAMFITCADSRIVPELITQSAPGDLFVSRNVGNVVPPYGQLLGGVSTAIEYAVLALGVQHIIVCGHSDCGAMKAVLAPESLERMPTVKAWLRHSEVALRVVEENCGCDGHETLGILTEENVVAQLNHLSTHPSVAAKLASGQLFIHGWVYDIETCAIRAYDAEQGEFRPIDDGPLPMATPRARYPQG, from the coding sequence ATGCCCTACAAGCACAACGCCATTCCCTTGAAAGCACGTACCGCGCCGGAGAGCGCCGACGAGGCGCTGAATGCCATAGTCGGCGGTTTCAAGCGCTTCCGCCACGAGGTCTTTCCGCAGCAGCAGGAGCTGTTCAAGGCACTGGCCACCGCGCAGAACCCGCGTGCCATGTTCATCACCTGCGCCGACTCGCGCATCGTTCCCGAGCTGATCACCCAGAGCGCCCCGGGCGACCTGTTCGTCAGCCGCAACGTCGGCAACGTGGTGCCGCCCTACGGCCAGCTCCTGGGCGGGGTTTCCACCGCCATCGAGTACGCCGTGCTGGCGCTGGGCGTGCAGCACATCATCGTCTGCGGCCACTCCGACTGTGGCGCGATGAAGGCGGTGCTGGCGCCCGAGAGTCTGGAGCGCATGCCGACGGTCAAGGCCTGGTTGCGCCACAGTGAGGTGGCGTTGCGGGTGGTCGAGGAGAACTGCGGCTGCGATGGCCATGAGACCCTCGGCATCCTCACCGAGGAGAACGTGGTGGCCCAGCTCAACCACCTGTCCACCCACCCCTCGGTGGCGGCCAAGCTGGCCAGCGGTCAGCTGTTCATTCACGGCTGGGTCTATGACATCGAGACCTGCGCGATCCGCGCCTACGATGCCGAGCAGGGCGAGTTCCGCCCGATCGACGATGGACCCCTGCCGATGGCCACGCCGCGCGCCCGTTACCCCCAGGGCTGA
- the prlC gene encoding oligopeptidase A: MTANNPLLQDFDLPPYSAIRPEHVEPAIDAILADSRAAIAELLRQQSGTPSWDGLVLALDELHARLGRAWGPVSHLNAVCNSAELRQAYEACLPKLSEYWTELGHNRALYQAYQALADSPAAAGFEVAQKTILEHALRDFHLSGIDLAEADKQRFGAIQSKLAELGSRFSNQLLDATQAWTKHVTEEGQLAGLTESAKAQMQQAAEAKGLGGWLISLEFPSYYAVMTYADDRALREEVYAAYCTRASDQGPNAGQHDNGPVMQEILDLRQELARLLGYANYAELSLATKMAESGEQVLSFLRDLAVRSKPFAAQDLDELRAFAAEQGCADLQSWDVGYYAEKLREQRYSISQEILRPYFPIDKVLSGLFAIVEQLYGIQIEELSGFDTWHPDVRLFEIKENGQHVGRFFFDLYARAHKRGGAWMDGARDKRRSASGELISPVANLVCNFTPAVNGKPALLTHDEVTTLFHEFGHGLHHLLTRIEQAGASGINGVAWDAVELPSQFMENWCWEPQGLALISGHFESGEPLPQDLLDKMLAAKNFQSGLMMVRQLEFSLFDFELHAHHGDGRSVLQVLEGVRDEVSVLRPPAYNRFANGFAHIFAGGYAAGYYSYKWAEVLSADAFSRFEEEGVLNGDTGRAFREAILARGGSQEPMVLFVDFRGREPRIDALLRHLGLSQEAA, from the coding sequence GTGACTGCGAACAACCCCCTGCTGCAAGACTTCGACCTGCCACCCTATTCCGCCATCCGCCCGGAGCATGTCGAGCCGGCCATCGACGCCATCCTCGCCGACAGCCGCGCGGCCATCGCTGAACTCCTCAGGCAACAGTCTGGCACACCGAGCTGGGACGGCCTGGTGCTGGCCCTCGACGAGCTGCACGCGCGCCTGGGCCGTGCCTGGGGGCCGGTCAGCCACCTCAACGCGGTGTGCAACAGCGCCGAGCTGCGCCAGGCCTACGAGGCCTGCCTGCCCAAGCTGTCCGAGTACTGGACCGAGCTGGGCCACAACCGCGCGCTGTACCAGGCCTACCAGGCCCTGGCCGACAGCCCCGCGGCCGCCGGCTTCGAGGTGGCGCAGAAGACCATCCTCGAGCACGCCCTGCGCGACTTCCACCTGTCCGGCATCGACCTGGCCGAGGCCGACAAGCAGCGCTTTGGCGCCATCCAGAGCAAGCTCGCCGAGCTCGGCAGCCGCTTCTCCAACCAGCTGCTGGATGCCACCCAGGCCTGGACCAAGCACGTCACCGAGGAGGGCCAGCTGGCCGGCCTGACCGAGTCGGCCAAGGCGCAGATGCAGCAGGCCGCCGAGGCCAAGGGCCTGGGCGGCTGGCTGATCAGCCTGGAGTTCCCCAGCTACTACGCGGTGATGACCTACGCCGACGACCGCGCGCTGCGCGAGGAGGTCTACGCCGCCTACTGCACCCGCGCCTCCGACCAGGGGCCGAACGCCGGCCAGCACGACAACGGCCCGGTGATGCAGGAAATCCTCGACCTGCGCCAGGAGCTGGCCAGGCTGCTGGGGTATGCCAACTACGCCGAGCTGAGCCTGGCGACCAAGATGGCCGAGTCCGGCGAGCAGGTGCTGAGCTTCCTGCGCGACCTGGCGGTGCGCAGCAAGCCCTTCGCCGCCCAGGACCTGGACGAGCTGCGCGCCTTCGCTGCCGAGCAGGGCTGCGCGGACCTGCAGAGCTGGGACGTCGGCTACTACGCCGAGAAGCTGCGCGAGCAGCGCTACAGCATCTCCCAGGAGATCCTGCGGCCCTACTTCCCCATCGACAAGGTGCTGAGCGGCCTGTTCGCCATAGTCGAGCAGCTCTACGGCATCCAGATCGAGGAACTCTCCGGCTTCGACACCTGGCATCCGGACGTGCGCCTGTTCGAGATCAAGGAGAACGGCCAGCACGTCGGGCGCTTCTTCTTCGACCTCTACGCCCGCGCCCACAAGCGCGGCGGCGCCTGGATGGACGGCGCCCGCGACAAGCGCCGCAGCGCCAGCGGTGAGCTGATCAGCCCGGTGGCCAACCTGGTGTGCAACTTCACCCCGGCAGTCAACGGCAAGCCGGCGCTGCTGACCCACGACGAGGTCACCACCCTGTTCCACGAGTTCGGCCACGGCCTGCACCACCTGCTGACCCGCATCGAGCAGGCCGGCGCCTCGGGCATCAACGGCGTGGCCTGGGACGCCGTCGAGTTGCCCAGTCAGTTCATGGAGAACTGGTGTTGGGAGCCCCAGGGCCTGGCGCTGATCTCCGGCCATTTCGAGAGCGGCGAGCCGCTGCCCCAGGACCTGCTGGACAAGATGCTGGCGGCGAAGAACTTCCAGTCCGGGCTGATGATGGTGCGCCAGCTGGAGTTCTCCCTGTTCGACTTCGAGCTGCACGCCCACCATGGCGACGGCCGCAGCGTGCTGCAGGTGCTCGAGGGCGTGCGCGACGAGGTCTCGGTGCTGCGTCCGCCGGCCTACAACCGTTTCGCCAACGGTTTCGCGCACATCTTCGCCGGCGGTTACGCGGCCGGCTACTACAGTTACAAGTGGGCCGAGGTGCTGTCCGCCGACGCCTTCTCCCGCTTCGAGGAGGAGGGTGTGCTCAATGGCGACACCGGCCGTGCCTTCCGCGAGGCGATCCTCGCCCGCGGCGGTTCCCAGGAGCCGATGGTGCTGTTCGTCGATTTCCGCGGCCGCGAGCCGCGTATCGACGCCCTGCTCCGTCACCTCGGCCTGAGTCAGGAGGCCGCTTGA
- the ctaD gene encoding cytochrome c oxidase subunit I — protein sequence MSAVIDQGHAAHDHHHGPAKGLMRWVLTTNHKDIGTMYLWFSFAMFLLGGSMAMVIRAELFQPGLQIVQPEFFNQMTTMHGLIMVFGAVMPAFVGLANWMIPLMIGAPDMALPRMNNFSFWLLPAAFGLLVSTLFSAGGGPNFGWTFYAPLSTTYAPESVTYFIFAIHLMGISSIMGAINVVATILNLRAPGMTLMKMPLFVWTWLITAFLLIAVMPVLAGCVTMMLMDVHFGTSFFSAAGGGDPVLFQHVFWFFGHPEVYIMILPAFGAVSSIIPAFARKPLFGYTSMVYATASIAFLSFIVWAHHMFTVGIPLTGELFFMYATMLIAVPTGVKVFNWASTMWQGAMTFETPMLFSVAFVILFTIGGFSGLMLAIAPADFQYHDTYFVVAHFHYVLVPGAIFGIFASVYYWLPKWTGRLYDETLGKLHFWMSFIGMNLAFFPMHFVGLAGMPRRIPDYNMMFANFNMVSSIGAFMFGATQLLFLFIVIKCIRSGAPAAAKPWDGAEGLEWSVPSPAPYHTFQTPPDVK from the coding sequence ATGAGTGCAGTGATCGACCAGGGTCATGCCGCGCATGACCACCACCACGGCCCGGCCAAGGGCCTGATGCGCTGGGTGCTGACCACCAACCACAAGGACATCGGCACCATGTACCTGTGGTTCAGCTTCGCCATGTTCCTGCTGGGCGGGTCCATGGCCATGGTGATCCGCGCCGAGCTGTTCCAGCCGGGCCTGCAGATCGTGCAGCCGGAGTTCTTCAACCAGATGACCACCATGCACGGCCTGATCATGGTCTTCGGCGCGGTGATGCCGGCCTTCGTCGGCCTGGCCAACTGGATGATCCCGCTGATGATCGGCGCGCCGGACATGGCCCTGCCGCGGATGAACAACTTCAGCTTCTGGCTGCTGCCGGCGGCCTTCGGCCTGCTGGTCAGCACCCTGTTCAGCGCCGGCGGCGGGCCCAACTTCGGCTGGACCTTCTACGCGCCGCTGTCCACCACCTATGCACCGGAGAGCGTCACCTACTTCATCTTCGCCATCCACCTGATGGGCATCAGCTCGATCATGGGGGCGATCAACGTGGTCGCCACCATCCTCAACCTGCGCGCCCCCGGCATGACCCTGATGAAGATGCCGCTGTTCGTCTGGACCTGGCTGATCACCGCCTTCCTGCTGATCGCGGTGATGCCGGTGCTGGCCGGCTGCGTGACCATGATGCTGATGGACGTGCACTTCGGCACCAGTTTCTTCAGCGCCGCCGGCGGCGGCGACCCGGTGCTGTTCCAGCATGTGTTCTGGTTCTTCGGCCATCCGGAGGTGTACATCATGATCCTGCCGGCCTTCGGCGCGGTCAGCTCGATCATCCCGGCCTTCGCCCGCAAGCCGCTGTTCGGTTACACCTCGATGGTCTACGCCACGGCGTCCATCGCCTTCCTCTCGTTCATCGTCTGGGCCCACCACATGTTCACCGTGGGCATCCCGCTGACCGGCGAGCTGTTCTTCATGTACGCCACCATGCTGATCGCCGTGCCCACGGGGGTGAAGGTGTTCAACTGGGCCAGCACCATGTGGCAGGGCGCGATGACCTTCGAGACGCCGATGCTGTTCTCGGTGGCCTTCGTCATCCTCTTCACCATCGGCGGCTTCTCCGGACTGATGCTGGCCATCGCCCCGGCGGACTTCCAGTACCACGACACCTACTTCGTGGTGGCGCACTTCCACTACGTGCTGGTGCCCGGGGCGATCTTCGGCATCTTCGCCTCGGTCTACTACTGGTTGCCCAAGTGGACCGGGCGCCTGTACGACGAGACCCTCGGCAAGCTGCACTTCTGGATGAGCTTCATCGGCATGAACCTGGCGTTCTTCCCCATGCACTTCGTCGGCCTGGCCGGCATGCCGCGGCGCATTCCCGACTACAACATGATGTTCGCCAACTTCAACATGGTCTCCTCGATCGGCGCCTTCATGTTCGGCGCGACCCAGTTGCTGTTCCTGTTCATCGTCATCAAGTGCATCAGAAGCGGCGCACCGGCGGCGGCCAAGCCCTGGGATGGCGCCGAGGGGCTGGAGTGGAGCGTGCCGTCGCCGGCGCCCTATCACACCTTCCAGACCCCGCCGGACGTGAAGTAG
- a CDS encoding PA0069 family radical SAM protein, with translation MPASLPPRGRGTASNPHNRFAPARAVAEDDGWFQEVPPSRATEVRAETAKSIITRNQSPDLPFDRSLNPYRGCEHGCIYCYARPSHAYWDLSPGLDFETRLIAKTNAPALLEQQLSRPGYVCAPINLGSNTDPYQPIERQQRLTRRTLQVLLDYRHPVTIVTKGALILRDLDLLAELARQRLVAVMISLTTLDDELKRIMEPRAAAPAARLRAIRVLRDHGIPVGVLCSPMIPMINDMELERLLEAAGDAGAQSAAYMFLRLPREVAPLFEEWLLAHYPQRAEHVLSLVRQSRGGALYDSRFVTRFRGEGAFAELLARRFAVASKRLGLQRREGFELDCSRFCPPGGQLALL, from the coding sequence ATGCCTGCATCCCTCCCGCCCCGCGGTCGCGGCACCGCCAGCAATCCGCACAACCGCTTCGCGCCGGCCCGCGCGGTGGCCGAGGACGACGGCTGGTTCCAGGAGGTGCCGCCCAGCCGCGCCACCGAGGTGCGCGCGGAAACCGCCAAGAGCATCATCACCCGCAACCAGTCGCCGGACCTGCCGTTCGACCGCTCGCTCAACCCCTACCGTGGCTGCGAGCACGGCTGCATCTACTGCTACGCGCGGCCCAGTCACGCCTATTGGGATCTGTCGCCGGGCCTCGACTTCGAGACCCGGCTGATCGCCAAGACCAACGCGCCGGCGTTGCTCGAGCAGCAGCTGAGCCGGCCCGGCTATGTCTGCGCGCCGATCAACCTGGGCTCCAACACCGACCCCTACCAGCCGATCGAACGCCAGCAGCGGCTGACCCGGCGCACCCTGCAGGTACTGCTGGACTACCGCCACCCCGTGACCATCGTCACCAAGGGCGCGCTGATCCTGCGCGACCTCGACCTGCTCGCGGAGTTGGCGCGCCAGCGCCTGGTGGCGGTGATGATCAGCCTGACCACCCTGGACGACGAACTCAAACGCATCATGGAGCCGCGTGCGGCGGCCCCGGCGGCGCGCCTGCGGGCGATCCGCGTACTGCGCGATCACGGCATTCCGGTGGGGGTGCTCTGCTCGCCGATGATTCCGATGATCAACGACATGGAACTCGAGCGTCTGCTCGAGGCTGCCGGGGACGCTGGGGCGCAGAGCGCCGCCTATATGTTCCTGCGCTTGCCGCGGGAGGTTGCGCCGCTGTTCGAGGAGTGGCTGCTGGCACATTATCCGCAGCGTGCCGAGCACGTCCTCAGCCTGGTGCGCCAGAGCCGCGGCGGGGCCCTGTACGACAGCCGCTTCGTTACGCGCTTTCGTGGCGAGGGGGCCTTCGCCGAATTACTGGCGCGGCGCTTCGCCGTGGCCAGCAAGCGCCTCGGCCTGCAGCGCCGGGAAGGTTTCGAGCTGGATTGCTCGCGCTTCTGCCCGCCGGGCGGTCAGCTGGCATTGCTGTAA
- a CDS encoding cytochrome c oxidase assembly protein: protein MSEAMGTRRLVQRLLLVVLAMFGFGFALVPIYDVMCQAFGINGKTAGAYQGAQVVDERRQVRLQFLATNAAGMSWEFRPLADEITVHPGASNEMRFVAHNPTDRPMTAQAVPSVAPSKAAAYFHKTECFCFTQQVLQPGERIEMPVRFIVDRDLPEDVKHLTLAYTLFDITARKSPVAQATLVRATP from the coding sequence ATGAGCGAAGCCATGGGAACCCGTCGCCTGGTCCAGCGCCTGCTGCTGGTGGTGCTGGCCATGTTCGGCTTCGGCTTCGCCCTGGTGCCGATCTACGACGTCATGTGCCAGGCCTTCGGCATCAACGGCAAGACCGCCGGCGCCTACCAGGGCGCCCAGGTGGTGGACGAGCGGCGCCAGGTGCGCCTGCAGTTCCTTGCCACCAACGCCGCCGGCATGTCCTGGGAGTTCCGCCCGCTGGCCGATGAGATCACGGTGCACCCAGGAGCGAGCAACGAGATGCGCTTCGTCGCCCACAACCCCACCGACCGGCCCATGACCGCCCAGGCCGTACCCAGTGTGGCGCCGTCCAAGGCGGCGGCCTATTTCCACAAGACCGAGTGCTTCTGCTTCACCCAGCAGGTGCTGCAGCCCGGCGAGCGCATCGAGATGCCGGTGCGTTTCATCGTCGATCGGGACCTGCCCGAGGACGTCAAGCACCTGACTTTGGCCTACACCCTGTTCGATATCACTGCGCGTAAATCGCCTGTCGCCCAGGCGACCCTTGTCCGGGCGACTCCATAA
- a CDS encoding cytochrome c oxidase subunit 3 produces MSSHEQYYVPAQSKWPIIATLGLLITVYGVGTWFNDLKAERADSNGPLIFFIGSLFLAYMLFGWFGNVIKESRAGLYSAQMDRSFRWGMSWFIFSEVMFFAAFFGVLFYVRTFAGPWLGGEGDKGIANMLWPGFEYSWPLLNNPDPKLYPAPSDIISPWQLPLLNTVLLVTSSFTLTFAHHALRKNQRKPLKLWLALTILLGAAFLVFQAEEYIHAYTELGLTLGSGIYGATFFMLTGFHGAHVTLGALMLTIMLVRILRGHFSPDQHFGFEAAAWYWHFVDVVWIGLFTFVYVL; encoded by the coding sequence ATGTCGAGTCACGAGCAGTACTACGTTCCGGCCCAGAGCAAGTGGCCGATCATCGCCACCCTCGGCCTGCTGATCACCGTCTATGGTGTCGGCACCTGGTTCAACGACCTCAAGGCCGAGCGAGCGGACTCCAACGGCCCGCTGATCTTCTTCATCGGCAGTCTGTTCCTGGCCTATATGCTGTTCGGCTGGTTCGGCAACGTGATCAAGGAGAGCCGCGCCGGCCTTTACAGCGCGCAGATGGACCGCTCCTTCCGCTGGGGCATGAGCTGGTTCATCTTCTCCGAGGTGATGTTCTTCGCCGCCTTCTTCGGCGTGCTGTTCTATGTGCGCACCTTCGCCGGGCCCTGGCTAGGCGGCGAGGGCGACAAGGGCATCGCCAACATGCTGTGGCCGGGTTTCGAGTACAGCTGGCCGCTGCTCAACAATCCGGACCCCAAGCTCTATCCCGCGCCCAGCGACATCATCAGCCCCTGGCAGCTGCCGCTGCTCAACACCGTGCTGCTGGTCACCTCCAGCTTCACCCTGACCTTCGCCCACCACGCCCTGCGTAAGAACCAGCGCAAGCCGCTGAAGCTGTGGCTGGCGCTGACCATCCTGCTCGGCGCGGCCTTTCTGGTGTTCCAGGCCGAGGAGTACATCCATGCCTACACCGAGCTGGGTCTGACCCTGGGCTCGGGCATCTACGGCGCGACCTTCTTCATGCTCACCGGCTTCCACGGTGCCCATGTGACCCTGGGGGCCCTGATGCTGACGATCATGCTGGTGCGCATCCTGCGCGGGCATTTCAGCCCCGACCAGCACTTCGGCTTCGAGGCGGCCGCCTGGTACTGGCACTTCGTCGACGTGGTGTGGATCGGCCTGTTCACCTTCGTCTATGTGCTGTGA